A single Pedobacter sp. PACM 27299 DNA region contains:
- a CDS encoding carboxypeptidase regulatory-like domain-containing protein, with translation MKRLKLNFIVAAGFSFGLLAFSSIREGGIQGKVNPVEGATQVFAISGRDTLRASVNNGSFVFSKVKPQTYTILLKANPPYKDTSLENVAVVDSATTDVGEIKLLQ, from the coding sequence ATGAAAAGGCTAAAATTAAATTTTATCGTAGCAGCAGGATTTTCATTTGGCTTATTGGCATTCAGTAGTATCAGGGAAGGCGGCATCCAGGGGAAAGTAAATCCTGTGGAGGGCGCAACTCAGGTATTCGCCATTTCCGGAAGGGATACTTTACGCGCCTCAGTTAACAATGGAAGCTTCGTTTTTAGCAAAGTTAAACCTCAAACTTACACTATTTTGCTGAAGGCAAATCCGCCATATAAAGACACTTCTTTAGAGAATGTTGCGGTGGTAGATAGTGCCACAACAGACGTTGGAGAGATTAAATTGCTACAGTAA
- the pnuC gene encoding nicotinamide riboside transporter PnuC, producing MLLLESSFFQLIADQFIHTTWLEWLGVFSGFICIYLATKENVLSWPISIISVIAYAWVFLDAKMYGDMALQFYFLFTAFYGWYFWIRKKEVNDKPVTNLSRKGWWVAIGSIVVLSVALGLFLDYFTDTNVPYEDGFCTAMSFVAQLMLSRKILQNWILWIIVDLCYIPLYIYKNLNLSAIFYAFLVAIAIKGYIDWRKTYRREQAN from the coding sequence ATGTTACTTCTTGAGTCTTCATTTTTTCAGTTAATTGCTGATCAATTTATTCATACCACCTGGCTGGAATGGCTGGGTGTATTTTCCGGATTTATCTGCATTTACCTGGCTACAAAAGAAAATGTGCTGAGCTGGCCGATTTCAATCATCAGCGTCATCGCTTATGCCTGGGTATTTCTTGATGCGAAGATGTATGGAGATATGGCGCTGCAATTCTATTTCCTTTTTACTGCTTTTTATGGCTGGTATTTTTGGATCAGAAAAAAAGAGGTAAATGATAAACCTGTCACTAATTTGTCTAGAAAAGGCTGGTGGGTCGCAATTGGGTCAATAGTGGTGTTATCTGTTGCATTAGGCTTATTTCTGGACTATTTTACAGATACCAATGTCCCTTACGAAGACGGCTTCTGTACGGCAATGAGTTTTGTTGCACAACTCATGCTCAGCAGAAAAATCCTGCAAAACTGGATATTATGGATTATCGTTGACCTTTGCTATATCCCATTATATATTTACAAGAATCTAAATTTAAGTGCCATATTCTATGCTTTCCTGGTCGCCATTGCCATTAAAGGATATATAGACTGGAGGAAAACTTACCGCCGTGAACAAGCAAATTAA
- a CDS encoding AAA family ATPase produces MNKQIKKIAVVGPESTGKSTIAQQLAKHYQTLWVPEYARYYCAALTEPCNLQDEVNMYHGQVALEESILAIAEKDLIICDTTFITVKVWSDEVFGNTPEVVLKALQIHTYDLYLLMDIDLPWQEDPLRDFPHKREYFMQVWHQELKNLSANYIVIGGTDERLNNAIAAVESFLKED; encoded by the coding sequence GTGAACAAGCAAATTAAGAAAATCGCCGTCGTTGGCCCCGAAAGCACTGGAAAATCAACTATTGCACAGCAGCTAGCCAAACACTACCAAACCTTATGGGTACCGGAATATGCCCGTTACTATTGTGCAGCATTAACGGAGCCCTGTAATTTACAGGATGAAGTAAATATGTACCATGGGCAAGTCGCACTGGAAGAGTCCATCCTCGCCATAGCTGAAAAAGATCTGATCATTTGTGATACTACTTTTATTACGGTAAAGGTTTGGAGTGATGAGGTTTTTGGCAATACTCCAGAAGTGGTGCTCAAGGCTTTGCAGATACATACCTACGATTTGTACCTGCTAATGGACATTGACTTGCCATGGCAAGAAGATCCTTTGCGTGATTTTCCCCATAAGAGAGAATATTTTATGCAGGTCTGGCATCAGGAACTAAAAAATTTAAGTGCTAATTATATAGTGATCGGTGGCACAGATGAACGCCTAAATAATGCGATTGCAGCCGTAGAATCCTTTCTTAAAGAAGATTAA
- a CDS encoding TonB-dependent receptor — MALAMLLLPVLTKAQFSISGVVSENNQQILPGATIRLKGKSFGVTADGQGKYQLKNLKAGNYTLVLSFIGYQTTEKNLELKADQVENISLKPAAFLADEVIVNATRANDKSATTYKNISKAEIQENNFGQDLPFILNNTPGVVITSDAGAGVGYTGIKIRGSDASRINVTINGIPYNDSESQGIFWVNMPDFASSIENVQIQRGVGTSTNGAGAFGGSLNIQTTAPSESAYAELNNTYGSFNTLKNTVKLGTGLIDNKWSFDGRLSRIKSDGFIDRAASNLKSYYLSGAYHGKNELLRLNVFSGTEKTYQAWDGIPEARLKGDVQGMIDFSERQEFNDAQKQHLLNSGNRTYNSFTYKDQTDNYAQNHYQALYAKQFNEQLSFNGALHYTDGKGYFEEFKFDQKLSKYGLPPMNANGAIQARSDLIRRRWLDNDFYGATYAFTYKPQANLNFTIGGAYNEYRGKHFGQVIWAKYPSTSNNTDHYYDGKGNKDDFNTYGKVSYSPVDQLSLFADLQYRSVNYTISGKDKNLRELDFNNTYHFFNPKIGATYFLNEQSNIYTSFSVANKEPNRDDFTNLKVGIPAPKPERMHDLEAGYRYKENRLNLGVNVYGMFYKDQLIFTGEINEFADAYRQNVDKSYRMGFELDASYIISAQFALNANAAFSKNKIQNYINYVTQYEDDNTETLITTNYKNTDISFSPKSVIGGELVYKPFKGFAAALQSKFVGKQYLDNTQNESRKLDAYWVNNARIGYDFQLKGIKNINIGLLVNNFLNEKYESNGYTYSSAYQGNITTENFYYAQAGTNFLLSLNFKF; from the coding sequence ATGGCGCTAGCTATGTTGTTGTTGCCTGTATTAACAAAGGCACAGTTTAGTATTTCAGGAGTTGTGTCCGAAAACAACCAGCAGATATTGCCAGGTGCAACCATCCGCTTAAAAGGAAAATCTTTTGGAGTAACGGCAGATGGACAAGGAAAGTATCAGCTTAAGAACCTTAAAGCGGGAAATTACACCTTAGTCCTGAGCTTTATTGGTTATCAGACCACAGAAAAAAATCTTGAGCTAAAGGCGGATCAGGTGGAAAACATCAGCCTAAAACCTGCTGCTTTTCTTGCAGATGAGGTCATTGTTAATGCTACACGTGCCAACGACAAATCAGCAACCACTTATAAAAACATCAGCAAAGCTGAAATCCAGGAAAACAATTTCGGACAAGACCTGCCATTTATTTTAAACAATACCCCTGGAGTGGTGATCACCTCCGATGCAGGTGCTGGCGTAGGTTACACGGGTATAAAAATCAGAGGTAGTGATGCCAGCAGAATCAATGTTACGATTAATGGTATTCCTTACAATGATAGTGAAAGTCAAGGAATATTCTGGGTTAATATGCCAGATTTTGCCTCTTCTATAGAAAATGTGCAGATCCAACGCGGCGTAGGAACCTCTACAAATGGTGCCGGTGCTTTTGGCGGGAGTTTGAATATCCAAACCACTGCTCCTTCAGAAAGTGCATATGCTGAACTAAACAACACCTATGGTTCGTTCAATACGCTTAAAAATACGGTAAAACTAGGGACAGGTCTTATTGACAATAAATGGAGTTTCGATGGACGCCTTTCCAGAATAAAATCAGATGGTTTTATCGACCGTGCAGCCTCAAATTTGAAGTCCTATTATCTTTCTGGGGCTTATCACGGGAAAAATGAATTGCTTCGCCTGAATGTTTTCTCAGGAACAGAAAAAACTTACCAGGCCTGGGACGGGATTCCTGAAGCCAGGTTAAAAGGTGATGTGCAGGGAATGATAGATTTCAGCGAGCGTCAGGAATTTAATGATGCCCAAAAACAGCACTTATTAAACTCAGGGAACAGAACCTATAACTCCTTTACCTATAAAGATCAAACCGACAATTACGCACAAAATCACTATCAGGCACTTTATGCCAAGCAATTTAATGAACAATTATCTTTCAATGGGGCCTTACATTATACAGATGGAAAAGGTTATTTTGAAGAGTTTAAATTCGATCAAAAGCTGAGTAAATATGGTTTGCCACCAATGAATGCAAATGGTGCCATCCAAGCAAGATCAGATCTGATTCGTCGTCGCTGGCTGGATAATGATTTCTATGGTGCCACTTATGCCTTCACTTATAAGCCACAAGCTAATTTGAATTTCACAATTGGTGGTGCTTACAATGAATACAGAGGAAAACATTTCGGACAAGTGATCTGGGCAAAATATCCTTCTACCAGCAACAATACTGATCATTATTATGATGGTAAAGGAAATAAAGATGATTTCAATACCTATGGTAAAGTGAGCTATAGCCCGGTTGATCAGCTGAGCCTTTTTGCAGACCTACAATACCGAAGTGTAAACTATACCATTTCAGGAAAAGATAAAAACCTTCGGGAGCTTGATTTCAACAATACTTATCACTTTTTCAATCCAAAAATTGGTGCTACTTATTTCTTAAATGAGCAGAGTAACATTTATACGTCCTTCAGTGTGGCAAACAAAGAGCCGAATCGTGATGATTTCACCAATTTGAAAGTAGGTATACCCGCTCCAAAACCAGAACGTATGCATGATTTAGAAGCTGGCTACCGTTACAAAGAAAACAGGTTGAACCTCGGCGTAAATGTCTATGGTATGTTCTATAAAGATCAATTGATTTTCACCGGAGAAATTAATGAATTTGCCGATGCTTACCGTCAGAATGTAGACAAAAGTTACCGCATGGGATTTGAATTAGATGCTTCCTATATCATTAGCGCTCAATTTGCCTTGAATGCCAATGCTGCATTCAGTAAGAATAAAATCCAGAATTATATTAATTATGTAACCCAGTATGAGGATGACAATACAGAAACTCTGATTACTACCAATTACAAGAACACAGACATCTCTTTTTCCCCAAAATCCGTTATTGGAGGAGAACTCGTTTACAAACCATTTAAAGGTTTTGCCGCTGCTTTGCAGAGCAAATTTGTAGGCAAGCAATATCTTGACAATACACAAAATGAAAGCAGAAAATTAGATGCTTATTGGGTAAACAATGCAAGAATCGGTTACGATTTCCAACTTAAAGGAATCAAAAACATCAATATTGGATTATTAGTTAATAATTTCCTCAATGAAAAGTATGAAAGCAATGGTTATACTTATAGCTCTGCTTACCAAGGAAATATCACCACAGAGAACTTTTATTACGCTCAAGCCGGAACTAATTTTTTACTTTCGTTAAATTTCAAATTTTAA
- a CDS encoding thiamine phosphate synthase: MKKFIEKLQFITHDIRQHSHIEQANIACFEGAKWIQYRCLTKNDEELLEDINAIAGICDDWGATLIVTDHIHLNGKADIQGFHIEDMDADFVKLREQLGEAITIGGSSNTLEGLIRLAAEGADYAGFGPFYTTRTKPNTATLLGVEGYAKAMQVLKAQEINLPILAVGGVTLSDIDPLIATGIFGIAVSEAINQADDMGAAYRAFYDSIM, encoded by the coding sequence ATGAAGAAGTTCATCGAAAAGCTACAGTTTATCACACACGATATCCGCCAGCATAGCCATATTGAACAGGCTAACATCGCCTGCTTTGAGGGTGCAAAATGGATTCAATACCGTTGTCTGACTAAAAATGATGAAGAACTTTTGGAAGATATCAATGCAATTGCAGGAATCTGTGACGATTGGGGAGCAACCCTGATCGTTACAGATCATATTCATCTGAATGGAAAAGCCGATATTCAAGGCTTTCATATAGAAGATATGGATGCTGATTTTGTAAAACTTCGAGAGCAATTGGGAGAAGCGATTACCATTGGTGGCTCTTCCAACACTTTAGAAGGCTTGATCAGGCTGGCAGCAGAAGGTGCAGATTATGCCGGATTCGGACCATTTTATACCACCAGAACCAAACCCAACACCGCGACTTTATTAGGAGTAGAAGGATATGCAAAGGCCATGCAAGTGCTAAAAGCACAAGAAATTAATCTACCCATTCTTGCTGTTGGGGGCGTCACCCTTAGCGATATTGATCCGTTAATTGCAACAGGAATTTTCGGAATTGCCGTTTCTGAAGCCATCAACCAGGCGGATGACATGGGTGCTGCGTATCGCGCATTTTATGACAGTATCATGTAA
- a CDS encoding MFS transporter, which translates to MEPQIPTEKPDPYAALRFQEFRSYLGMRFFFTFAYQMQAVIIGFHIYHLTKDPLALGLVGLCEAIPAIGIALYGGYVADKSEKRGLLLKIFSGVFLCSLIMLIVTTPQMHAYVPVDYIVPIMYLMVFGIGIARGFFSPATFSLMAQIIPKKLYPNSSTWNSSSWQAASILGPAVGGLIYGFYGITVTYCVILSFIGIALICIFFLKPHPPTFVPKESIVKSLTEGVHFVFKNKMMLGAMSLDLFSVFFGGAVALLPVFANDILKVGSEGLGFMRAAASSGAVITMLTMTRFSPMNKPWRNLLIAVTGFGISIICYGLSKNFYLTLVFLFMEGAFDSISVIIRSTIMQLLTPDEMRGRVSAVNSMFIGSSNEIGAFESGITAKLMRTVPAVVFGGSMTILVAGITYLKTKGMMKLTLQEINDQQN; encoded by the coding sequence TTGGAACCTCAGATACCTACAGAAAAACCAGATCCTTACGCCGCGCTCCGATTCCAGGAGTTTCGATCCTACCTCGGCATGCGTTTCTTTTTTACGTTTGCCTATCAAATGCAGGCGGTCATCATTGGATTTCATATATACCACCTGACCAAAGATCCCTTAGCGCTGGGCTTAGTTGGACTTTGCGAAGCAATTCCAGCCATCGGCATCGCCCTATACGGAGGTTATGTAGCGGATAAATCAGAAAAAAGAGGGTTATTACTAAAAATATTTAGCGGTGTATTCCTGTGTTCATTAATCATGCTGATCGTGACCACTCCCCAAATGCATGCCTACGTACCCGTAGATTATATTGTGCCCATCATGTATTTAATGGTATTTGGAATTGGAATTGCCCGAGGATTTTTTAGTCCGGCAACCTTCTCTTTAATGGCGCAGATTATTCCTAAAAAACTTTATCCTAATTCCAGTACCTGGAACAGCTCCAGCTGGCAGGCAGCTTCTATTTTAGGTCCTGCCGTAGGTGGATTAATTTACGGCTTCTACGGCATTACTGTCACATATTGTGTCATTCTTTCCTTCATCGGTATTGCCCTAATCTGTATATTTTTCTTAAAACCCCATCCTCCTACCTTTGTCCCTAAAGAAAGTATTGTAAAAAGTCTGACTGAGGGTGTTCATTTTGTTTTCAAAAACAAAATGATGTTAGGTGCAATGAGCTTAGACTTATTCTCTGTATTCTTTGGAGGAGCAGTAGCTTTACTTCCCGTATTTGCGAATGATATTTTGAAAGTAGGCTCTGAAGGACTTGGTTTCATGCGTGCTGCTGCTTCCAGTGGCGCAGTAATTACCATGTTAACCATGACCCGTTTCTCTCCAATGAATAAGCCCTGGAGAAATCTACTAATTGCAGTTACAGGATTTGGAATAAGTATTATCTGTTATGGTTTATCAAAAAACTTCTATCTCACCCTCGTGTTTTTATTTATGGAAGGTGCTTTCGACAGCATCAGTGTGATTATCAGATCGACAATCATGCAATTGCTTACTCCTGATGAGATGCGGGGTAGAGTCTCTGCTGTAAATAGCATGTTCATTGGTTCTTCTAATGAGATTGGAGCCTTTGAGTCCGGCATTACCGCAAAGCTCATGAGAACCGTCCCTGCAGTGGTATTCGGAGGAAGTATGACGATTTTGGTTGCTGGAATTACGTATCTGAAGACAAAAGGAATGATGAAGTTAACTTTGCAGGAAATCAACGACCAGCAAAATTAA
- a CDS encoding ABC transporter ATP-binding protein produces the protein MKLLLEYLSAHKWVVALALLLAAINIGFSLLDPYITGRIVDEFIQKKDVLQRSEFVWGVLGLVGLSVGAAMVSRIAKNFQDYFTSIIVQKVGASMYADGLKHSLELPYQVFEDQRSGETLGILQKVRLDSEKFITAFISILFVSLIGMVFVIVYSVTVSYKVTLVYFSAIPIISFVSWYLSRKIKTIQKTIVAETTALAGSTTESLRNIELVKSLGLASQEIERLNKTTYKILGLELRKVKYVRSMSFVQGTTVNFVRSTMVVVLLILIFENTISAGQYFSFLFYSFFLFGPLQELGNVILSWREAEVSLGNFKKILSTPIDEKPLNPVKLDKITSLEFKDVNFRHLTGKHNALNDINFRTHNGETIAFVGPSGSGKTTLVKLLVGLYQPIEGDVLYNDTSSKAIDLDMLREKIGFVTQDTQLFSGTIRENLQFVRPDATDEDCLRVMKQAACNNLLARADKGLDTVIGEGGVKVSGGEKQRLSIARALLRRPDILVFDEATSSLDSLTEEEITATIRDISVQTNHITILIAHRLSTIRHADRIFVLERGHIIEQGKHEDLLAETGLYYAMWRQQVGERIEY, from the coding sequence ATGAAATTACTACTTGAATATTTAAGTGCTCATAAATGGGTGGTTGCACTAGCACTTTTACTAGCAGCAATCAACATTGGATTCTCCTTATTAGACCCTTATATTACGGGTAGAATAGTGGATGAGTTCATTCAGAAAAAAGACGTGTTGCAAAGAAGCGAATTTGTATGGGGAGTACTTGGGCTAGTTGGCCTGAGTGTGGGCGCTGCAATGGTGTCTAGAATTGCCAAGAATTTCCAGGATTACTTTACCAGCATTATCGTCCAGAAGGTTGGAGCTAGTATGTACGCCGATGGACTGAAGCATTCTCTTGAATTACCTTATCAGGTATTCGAAGACCAGAGAAGTGGGGAAACATTAGGAATTCTACAAAAGGTTCGTCTTGATTCGGAAAAATTTATTACCGCGTTTATCAGTATTCTTTTCGTGAGTTTGATAGGGATGGTATTCGTTATTGTGTACTCGGTTACGGTAAGTTATAAGGTAACACTCGTCTATTTTTCTGCAATTCCAATCATTAGTTTTGTCAGTTGGTACCTGAGCAGAAAGATTAAAACTATTCAAAAGACTATTGTTGCAGAAACAACCGCATTAGCGGGTTCTACCACGGAATCTTTGAGGAATATTGAGCTGGTGAAAAGTCTCGGCCTTGCCAGCCAGGAAATCGAAAGGTTAAATAAAACCACATATAAAATTTTAGGGCTGGAACTAAGAAAAGTGAAATATGTAAGAAGTATGAGCTTTGTCCAAGGAACAACTGTCAATTTTGTACGTAGTACGATGGTGGTAGTTTTATTGATCCTTATCTTTGAAAATACAATTTCTGCTGGGCAATACTTCTCATTCCTGTTTTATTCTTTCTTTCTCTTTGGACCTTTACAAGAACTGGGCAATGTAATTCTTTCCTGGCGCGAGGCGGAGGTTTCTCTTGGAAACTTCAAGAAAATTCTAAGCACACCAATAGATGAGAAACCACTAAATCCGGTTAAACTTGATAAAATTACCAGTCTTGAGTTTAAAGATGTGAACTTTAGACACCTGACCGGAAAGCACAATGCGCTGAATGACATTAATTTCCGTACTCATAATGGGGAGACCATTGCATTCGTTGGGCCTTCAGGCTCTGGAAAAACCACATTGGTAAAACTGTTAGTAGGGCTTTATCAGCCAATAGAAGGTGATGTTCTGTATAATGATACTTCGAGCAAAGCGATAGATCTTGATATGTTACGTGAGAAAATTGGTTTTGTAACCCAGGATACACAATTGTTTTCCGGAACGATCAGGGAAAACCTGCAGTTTGTGAGACCTGATGCTACGGATGAAGATTGCTTACGAGTAATGAAACAAGCTGCTTGCAATAACTTGCTTGCACGTGCAGATAAAGGTTTGGATACTGTAATCGGTGAAGGTGGAGTGAAGGTTTCTGGTGGAGAAAAACAAAGGTTATCAATTGCAAGAGCATTATTGCGCAGACCAGATATTCTGGTATTTGATGAAGCAACCTCTTCTTTAGACTCTTTAACAGAAGAGGAGATCACAGCAACAATCCGTGATATTTCTGTGCAGACCAATCATATTACGATTTTGATCGCCCACAGGCTTTCGACTATTCGTCATGCAGACCGTATTTTTGTTTTGGAACGCGGACATATTATTGAACAGGGTAAACACGAAGACTTATTGGCGGAAACAGGGCTGTACTATGCCATGTGGAGACAGCAGGTCGGTGAGAGAATAGAATACTAG
- the frr gene encoding ribosome recycling factor, whose product MNDLIKKQLQDAQASMDKAIDHCESELTKIRAGKASAGMLDGIFVDYYGSATGLSQVASINTPDARTLLVQPWEKNMLVPIERAIMEANIGINPQNDGVVIRLVVPPLTEERRRELVKKVKEEAERGKITIRNIRKDANEKIKKLKGESVSDDEIKTGEGEVQKITDAYIIKVDKHAEAKEKDIMTV is encoded by the coding sequence ATGAATGACCTCATAAAGAAACAACTACAAGACGCTCAGGCAAGCATGGACAAAGCTATTGACCATTGTGAATCTGAATTGACAAAAATTCGTGCGGGAAAAGCTTCTGCAGGAATGTTAGACGGCATATTTGTAGATTATTATGGTAGTGCCACTGGCTTATCTCAAGTAGCAAGTATCAATACGCCAGATGCACGTACTTTACTCGTTCAGCCTTGGGAAAAAAATATGTTAGTTCCTATTGAACGTGCCATCATGGAAGCGAACATTGGAATTAACCCTCAGAATGATGGTGTGGTAATCCGTTTAGTAGTTCCTCCGCTAACTGAAGAACGCAGAAGAGAGCTTGTTAAAAAGGTAAAAGAAGAAGCAGAACGCGGAAAAATTACCATTCGTAATATCCGTAAAGATGCCAACGAGAAAATTAAGAAGCTAAAAGGTGAAAGTGTCTCTGATGATGAAATCAAAACCGGAGAAGGCGAAGTGCAAAAAATAACTGACGCATATATTATCAAGGTGGATAAACATGCTGAAGCAAAAGAAAAAGATATCATGACGGTTTAA
- the pyrH gene encoding UMP kinase: MKYKRILLKLSGESLMGDKQYGIDNERVRQYAEDIKAVHDEGLEIAIVIGGGNIFRGLSAEKSGMDRAQADYMGMLATVINSMALQDALEKVGLKTRLLTAIKMEQICEPFIRRRAVRHLEKGRVVIFGAGTGNPYFTTDSAAALRAIEIKADVVLKGTRVDGIYTADPEKDPTATKYEKISFKEVYDKGLNVMDMTAFTLCEENELPIIVFDMNKTGNFMKIAKGEEIGTLVKV; the protein is encoded by the coding sequence ATGAAGTATAAACGGATTCTGCTGAAATTAAGTGGCGAGTCGCTGATGGGCGATAAACAATATGGTATTGATAATGAGCGTGTTAGACAGTACGCTGAAGACATTAAAGCGGTACATGATGAAGGCCTTGAAATAGCAATAGTTATTGGAGGTGGGAATATTTTTAGAGGTTTAAGCGCCGAAAAGTCGGGTATGGATCGTGCACAGGCTGATTATATGGGAATGTTAGCGACCGTAATCAACAGTATGGCACTACAAGATGCCCTGGAAAAAGTGGGTTTAAAAACACGTTTGCTGACTGCAATTAAAATGGAGCAAATCTGTGAACCATTTATTCGTAGAAGAGCGGTACGTCACCTTGAAAAAGGCCGTGTGGTGATTTTTGGTGCTGGTACTGGTAATCCTTATTTCACAACTGATTCTGCGGCTGCTTTAAGAGCAATTGAAATTAAAGCGGATGTAGTACTTAAAGGAACACGTGTAGATGGAATTTACACTGCAGATCCTGAGAAAGACCCTACAGCAACAAAATATGAAAAAATTTCTTTCAAAGAAGTTTATGATAAAGGTTTAAACGTAATGGATATGACTGCCTTCACCCTGTGTGAAGAAAATGAACTTCCTATTATCGTTTTTGATATGAATAAAACCGGTAATTTCATGAAAATTGCCAAGGGTGAAGAGATTGGAACACTTGTTAAGGTCTGA
- the nagA gene encoding N-acetylglucosamine-6-phosphate deacetylase yields MIAITNSQFFSDSPLLKGQTIFIENGKISRISNEAVPADYEIIDAAGDYVSPAFIDLQIYGSGGNLFSAYPTAETLKQMDEDLISKGTTSFLACVATNSPEIVYQCLDAAKVYRSEAKGFLGLHLEGPYINPKRRGAHIAEYIYKASLDEVKKLLDYADGTVKMMTIAAELQDEEVIRYLVDQGIILSLGHSDADFDQATTAYNSGFKTTTHLFNAMPSIHHRAPNLPVAVMNHPTAMASIIADGCHVNLEVVKMTYKAMKDRLFLITDAVTACAIGPYQHELQGDKFVTAEGTLSGSNITLLQAVQNCVKHCDIPIEGALELASKNPALLMGILKTKGTLNVGSDADLLFLSPELQLKKVFVKGLHI; encoded by the coding sequence ATGATTGCGATAACCAATAGTCAGTTTTTTAGTGACAGCCCACTCCTAAAAGGTCAAACCATTTTTATTGAAAATGGAAAGATTAGTCGAATCTCTAATGAAGCTGTTCCAGCTGACTATGAAATTATAGATGCAGCCGGAGACTATGTCTCTCCTGCTTTTATTGACCTTCAGATTTATGGTAGTGGCGGAAATCTCTTTTCCGCATATCCCACGGCTGAAACGTTAAAACAGATGGATGAAGATCTAATATCTAAAGGAACAACTAGCTTTTTAGCTTGTGTGGCAACAAATAGTCCCGAAATCGTCTATCAATGCCTGGATGCAGCAAAAGTTTATCGTAGCGAAGCTAAAGGGTTTTTAGGACTTCATCTGGAAGGACCTTATATCAATCCCAAACGTAGGGGAGCACATATAGCAGAATACATCTATAAAGCAAGCCTGGATGAGGTAAAGAAACTGCTGGACTATGCGGATGGTACAGTTAAAATGATGACTATAGCCGCAGAGTTGCAGGACGAGGAGGTAATCCGTTATTTAGTTGATCAGGGAATCATATTGTCCCTAGGGCATAGTGATGCTGATTTTGATCAGGCTACAACGGCTTATAACAGTGGTTTTAAGACAACCACGCATTTGTTCAATGCAATGCCTTCGATTCATCACAGAGCTCCTAATCTGCCTGTGGCAGTAATGAATCATCCTACTGCAATGGCTAGTATCATTGCTGATGGCTGTCATGTGAACCTTGAAGTCGTTAAAATGACGTACAAAGCGATGAAAGATAGGTTATTCTTAATTACGGATGCAGTAACGGCTTGCGCAATAGGGCCTTATCAACATGAACTTCAGGGCGACAAGTTTGTGACTGCTGAAGGTACGCTTTCAGGCTCAAATATTACCCTTTTACAAGCGGTTCAGAATTGTGTTAAACATTGCGATATTCCAATAGAAGGAGCTTTAGAACTTGCATCAAAAAATCCCGCACTATTAATGGGTATTTTAAAAACAAAAGGGACTTTAAATGTAGGCAGCGATGCTGATTTACTGTTTTTATCTCCCGAGCTGCAGCTAAAGAAAGTTTTTGTAAAGGGTTTGCACATTTGA
- the queD gene encoding 6-carboxytetrahydropterin synthase QueD yields MIIYKTFSFDSAHYLPNVPADHKCGGMHGHTYTVKVFLSGEPGLETGWILDYTDLKNGIRPIVSLLDHKLLNEIPGLENPTAERLSIWLWHKIKPIFPELSRIELNETPGTGVIYEG; encoded by the coding sequence ATGATCATCTACAAGACCTTCAGTTTTGACTCAGCGCATTACTTGCCTAATGTGCCTGCAGACCATAAATGCGGTGGTATGCATGGCCACACCTATACAGTTAAAGTATTTCTTTCTGGAGAGCCAGGTTTAGAAACTGGCTGGATCCTCGATTATACCGACCTAAAAAACGGCATTCGTCCAATTGTCAGTTTACTCGATCATAAACTTCTGAATGAAATCCCCGGATTAGAAAACCCCACTGCCGAAAGACTCAGCATCTGGCTGTGGCATAAGATTAAACCTATATTTCCAGAGTTGTCCAGAATAGAGCTGAATGAAACACCAGGAACAGGAGTGATTTATGAGGGCTAA